The following proteins are encoded in a genomic region of Candidatus Leptovillus gracilis:
- a CDS encoding phosphoglycerate mutase family protein codes for MPAVWFIRHGQSESNADLPTTHPAESALTLLGHEEAGQIAAALPQPPDLFVVSPFLRARQTAVPALARYPHIAVETWPVHEFVYLDPLHYKDTTGSERWPAALAYWQRNDPHHHSGAGSESFAELMDRVTAVTAQIQACPASFIVVFSHGLFLRALLLTLIIGHKEATPDFMARYATFIQAVQMPNAAILQVDFTANGRPTFTGFLTEHLIRS; via the coding sequence ATGCCGGCCGTCTGGTTTATTCGTCATGGTCAAAGCGAATCTAACGCTGATCTTCCTACTACCCACCCTGCCGAATCGGCCCTGACCCTCTTGGGCCACGAAGAGGCCGGACAAATCGCCGCTGCCTTACCGCAGCCGCCCGATTTATTTGTGGTGTCACCCTTCTTGCGTGCCCGGCAAACGGCCGTACCCGCTCTCGCTCGTTATCCCCACATTGCCGTAGAAACCTGGCCGGTCCACGAATTTGTCTACCTGGACCCGCTTCACTACAAAGATACCACCGGCAGCGAGCGTTGGCCGGCAGCCCTGGCCTACTGGCAGCGCAATGATCCCCATCACCACAGCGGTGCAGGGTCAGAATCGTTTGCCGAATTGATGGACCGGGTAACGGCCGTTACCGCCCAAATCCAGGCCTGTCCCGCGTCATTCATTGTCGTCTTTAGCCACGGCCTCTTTTTGCGCGCTTTGCTGCTTACGCTCATCATCGGCCACAAGGAAGCCACGCCCGACTTCATGGCCCGTTACGCTACTTTTATTCAGGCTGTCCAGATGCCCAACGCCGCCATCCTGCAAGTAGACTTCACCGCCAACGGCCGTCCCACCTTCACCGGCTTCCTGACAGAACATTTAATCAGGAGTTGA
- a CDS encoding peptidoglycan DD-metalloendopeptidase family protein — protein sequence MIATTNSQLPTPNYHMSYGTLTFTFAGGATAVIDLAAPDVILGRSGEADVQLADELVSKRHLRLTVNQQGVWLMDLGATNGTFLAGERLTPNQSVAWQPGQSLTLGDTTLSYTPPASAADTWNDSAPAFAQPLPTLYEAATPSPWRRPSVIIVALLFAVAVCLLGIVAVWWFTNTPPTPEAEANPTILPPTQPVTLAACEEPVMTAVTPIGGSQPSTQPTDAVVQSIPLLELPFPYTGDNETFGGDDAAFLKAVQRAQAGGRLNSFFDHLYPLYPAPQDPGVVFGREPAEPPVGRFMLLFNGQLSNQDSYSGHPGYDFSTFVVRQPGTPVFAAADGVVAEAGEDSSSGALFVKLIHTVPQLGSVQTTYWHLDPDEHFAAMSGRVGQFVAAGTRLGSMGNTGWSTGHHLHFEVRVDWDGNGRFSASESVDPFGFLPSAAHPADPWGQATQFVDARGDTYAHPGSPSLYLWRHPLGVVVTIPETGGGQISRPTAAEQSAAPVGLCAEPGSLPPGGRLTFAWSPDPHFTHELVGTGSGCLLSVTDAVGNQLTQFSAPLNVEIPLASADLSNVDPNTLAIYWLGVDGETWQPLPTFIDEANGLAIATTNRPGQCALMGQPLRDVVPPTSTIQVEGPPGVDGAWYERVTVSVSSTDPAGVATIEYSLDAGTTWQPYTGPFVLQANGELPELPEELVESFGGTPGRFLVLVSATDNVGNVEEPPAARAIVIDPSKNLLAPSGSPPTGAPSATATDEAACTPTITVTAEFGVNVRRGPGVAYPVATTLPQGRTATINGRNSTSSWWRLELPGSGEFWVSDDVVETACVAGVTAVPTPAPPTATPTVTATPTNTPTPTATPTLTPTLNPDIRPPVVSITVLPLRPTASDVLTFTARAEDNQAVARIEIWLQSPGQTDLVRVQSCLAVTICEFAGGPYAAGVLFYRAYAWDLANNQDATAVMQLTIQAVPQ from the coding sequence TTGATAGCAACAACCAACTCCCAACTCCCAACTCCCAACTACCATATGTCCTACGGAACCCTTACCTTCACTTTCGCCGGTGGCGCAACGGCCGTCATAGACCTGGCCGCGCCCGACGTTATCCTTGGCCGCTCTGGCGAAGCCGATGTACAACTCGCCGACGAATTGGTCTCCAAACGCCACCTGCGCCTGACTGTTAACCAGCAAGGCGTCTGGCTAATGGACTTGGGGGCGACCAACGGCACGTTCCTGGCCGGCGAACGGCTGACGCCGAATCAATCTGTCGCCTGGCAGCCAGGACAATCGCTCACGCTGGGCGACACAACCCTCAGCTACACCCCGCCCGCCTCTGCCGCTGACACCTGGAACGACAGCGCGCCCGCTTTTGCCCAACCCCTGCCCACGCTCTATGAAGCTGCCACGCCATCACCCTGGCGACGGCCGTCGGTCATCATCGTCGCCCTGTTGTTCGCCGTCGCCGTGTGCCTGTTAGGCATTGTCGCTGTCTGGTGGTTCACCAATACGCCACCCACGCCAGAGGCGGAAGCCAACCCAACTATCTTGCCACCCACCCAGCCCGTAACCCTGGCCGCCTGTGAGGAACCGGTGATGACGGCCGTTACCCCCATTGGCGGCAGCCAACCATCCACCCAGCCCACCGATGCGGTGGTGCAATCCATCCCTCTGCTGGAACTGCCCTTCCCCTACACCGGCGATAACGAAACTTTTGGCGGCGACGATGCCGCCTTCCTGAAAGCGGTGCAGCGCGCTCAGGCTGGCGGCCGCTTGAACAGCTTTTTTGACCATCTTTACCCGCTCTATCCTGCGCCGCAAGACCCTGGCGTGGTCTTTGGGCGCGAACCGGCCGAGCCGCCGGTGGGCCGCTTTATGCTGTTGTTCAACGGCCAACTCAGTAACCAGGACAGCTACAGCGGCCATCCTGGGTACGATTTTTCCACCTTTGTCGTCCGCCAACCGGGTACGCCGGTGTTCGCCGCCGCCGATGGCGTGGTTGCCGAGGCTGGTGAAGACTCCTCCTCCGGGGCGCTGTTTGTCAAGCTGATCCACACCGTGCCGCAGTTGGGCAGCGTGCAGACCACTTATTGGCATCTGGACCCGGATGAGCATTTTGCTGCCATGTCCGGCCGCGTCGGCCAGTTTGTGGCGGCCGGGACGCGCCTGGGCAGCATGGGCAATACCGGCTGGTCCACCGGCCATCATCTGCATTTTGAAGTGCGCGTGGATTGGGATGGCAACGGCCGTTTCAGCGCCAGCGAAAGCGTAGACCCCTTTGGTTTTTTGCCCAGCGCCGCCCATCCAGCCGATCCCTGGGGGCAGGCCACGCAGTTTGTAGATGCGCGCGGCGACACCTATGCCCACCCCGGCAGCCCCAGCCTCTACCTCTGGCGCCATCCGTTGGGCGTGGTCGTCACCATTCCCGAGACCGGCGGCGGCCAGATCAGCCGCCCCACAGCGGCCGAGCAGAGCGCCGCGCCGGTCGGGCTGTGCGCCGAACCGGGCAGCTTGCCGCCCGGCGGCCGCCTCACCTTCGCCTGGTCACCCGATCCGCACTTCACCCACGAATTGGTCGGTACGGGCAGCGGCTGCCTTCTGTCTGTCACCGATGCCGTTGGCAACCAGTTGACGCAGTTCAGCGCCCCGCTAAACGTGGAAATTCCCCTGGCATCGGCCGATTTGAGCAACGTAGACCCCAACACATTGGCGATTTACTGGCTGGGCGTAGACGGCGAAACGTGGCAGCCGCTGCCCACCTTTATTGACGAGGCCAATGGGCTGGCGATTGCCACCACCAACCGTCCCGGCCAATGCGCCCTTATGGGCCAGCCGCTGCGCGATGTGGTTCCCCCCACTTCCACTATCCAGGTAGAAGGGCCGCCCGGCGTGGATGGCGCGTGGTACGAACGTGTCACGGTGTCGGTCAGCAGCACAGATCCGGCGGGCGTGGCGACAATCGAATACAGCCTGGACGCGGGCACGACCTGGCAGCCCTATACCGGGCCGTTTGTTTTGCAAGCCAATGGCGAACTGCCAGAACTGCCGGAGGAATTGGTGGAGAGTTTTGGCGGCACGCCGGGCCGTTTTCTGGTGTTGGTTTCGGCTACTGATAACGTCGGCAATGTGGAAGAGCCACCGGCCGCGCGGGCCATCGTCATTGATCCGTCGAAGAATTTGCTGGCTCCCAGCGGTTCACCGCCAACCGGCGCGCCATCGGCGACAGCGACAGACGAGGCGGCCTGCACGCCAACCATCACGGTGACAGCCGAATTTGGCGTGAATGTGCGGCGTGGGCCGGGGGTGGCCTATCCTGTTGCCACCACCCTACCCCAGGGCAGAACGGCGACGATTAACGGCCGTAACTCCACCAGCAGTTGGTGGCGCTTAGAGCTGCCCGGCAGCGGCGAATTTTGGGTATCTGACGATGTGGTGGAGACGGCTTGTGTGGCCGGGGTAACGGCCGTGCCCACCCCCGCGCCGCCAACAGCGACGCCCACCGTCACGGCCACGCCCACCAACACCCCAACCCCCACCGCCACTCCCACGCTGACGCCAACCCTTAACCCGGATATACGGCCGCCGGTGGTGTCTATTACCGTACTGCCGCTGCGGCCCACCGCCAGCGATGTGTTGACATTTACGGCGCGGGCCGAGGACAATCAGGCTGTCGCCCGCATCGAAATCTGGCTGCAAAGCCCCGGCCAGACAGACCTGGTGCGCGTGCAAAGCTGTCTGGCGGTGACGATTTGTGAATTTGCCGGCGGGCCATATGCCGCCGGGGTATTGTTCTACCGCGCCTACGCCTGGGACCTGGCAAATAATCAGGATGCAACGGCCGTCATGCAGCTTACTATTCAGGCCGTTCCCCAGTAA
- a CDS encoding MFS transporter, producing the protein MDTKQVANKTAVAAEDKLDFKRILPIFVIVLIDLLGLTIIIPLMPLYAASFNASPAVIGMLGATYPVMQFIGAPILGRLSDKYGRKPILVISQIGTLSGFLLLGVANTLPLLFLSRIIDGISGANIATAQAAITDSTTEKTRTQGLGLIGAAFGLGFIVGPVIAFVALALTNNNYHAPAFAAAAFSFLSILLTIFWFKETLPEEKRGQGDRKPTFSFAAMAKALSYPTVGILLILMFAQQLAFGGFEQLLSLFTLNRLGLNAAGNSIIFVYIGVIVVAVQGGLIGKWSRKYGDRRLIYGGLALLAVGLILLGLTPRNPVPWYSQTAVTEELGGNRTLPGETPPTQNISLDLPNEANKGWLGFFWLMVAVVPASIGGGILSPAINSLITKRVRNDEIGGILGISSSFVSAANALGPLLGGFVFQALGASAPFVAGGVLSGLMLALALQRVKPGQEEQMKAGLARGGGH; encoded by the coding sequence ATGGACACAAAACAAGTCGCCAACAAGACGGCCGTTGCCGCCGAAGACAAGCTTGATTTCAAACGCATTCTACCCATCTTTGTCATCGTCCTGATTGACTTATTGGGCTTGACCATCATCATTCCCTTGATGCCTCTGTATGCCGCCTCTTTCAATGCGTCACCGGCGGTCATCGGGATGTTGGGGGCTACGTACCCGGTAATGCAATTTATTGGCGCGCCGATATTGGGGCGGTTATCGGATAAGTACGGCCGTAAACCCATCCTCGTCATCAGCCAGATTGGCACCTTGAGCGGCTTTTTGCTGTTGGGCGTCGCCAACACACTGCCGCTGCTCTTCCTGTCGCGCATCATAGACGGCATCTCTGGGGCCAACATCGCCACCGCCCAGGCGGCCATCACCGACTCCACCACCGAAAAAACGCGCACCCAGGGGTTGGGGCTGATTGGCGCCGCCTTTGGGCTGGGCTTCATCGTTGGTCCGGTCATCGCCTTTGTCGCCCTGGCCCTGACCAACAACAACTACCACGCGCCAGCCTTTGCTGCCGCCGCCTTCTCTTTTCTCTCCATCTTGCTGACCATTTTCTGGTTCAAGGAAACATTGCCCGAAGAAAAGCGTGGTCAGGGCGACAGAAAACCCACCTTCTCTTTTGCGGCCATGGCCAAAGCGCTCAGTTATCCCACAGTCGGCATTTTGCTCATTCTCATGTTTGCCCAGCAGTTGGCCTTCGGTGGATTCGAGCAGCTTCTCTCGCTTTTCACCCTCAATCGTTTGGGCCTCAACGCGGCCGGAAACTCGATCATTTTTGTCTACATCGGCGTCATCGTCGTGGCGGTGCAGGGGGGTCTCATCGGCAAATGGAGCCGTAAGTATGGCGACCGGCGGTTGATTTATGGCGGGCTGGCGCTGTTGGCGGTCGGACTCATCTTGTTGGGACTGACGCCGAGAAACCCTGTGCCCTGGTACTCACAAACGGCCGTCACCGAAGAGCTAGGCGGGAACCGCACTCTGCCAGGCGAAACGCCACCCACACAAAACATCTCCCTGGACCTGCCCAACGAGGCGAACAAGGGGTGGTTGGGCTTTTTCTGGCTCATGGTGGCCGTTGTGCCTGCTTCCATTGGTGGCGGTATTCTGTCACCGGCCATCAACAGCCTCATCACCAAACGAGTCAGAAACGACGAAATCGGCGGGATTTTGGGGATTTCATCTTCCTTCGTCAGCGCGGCCAACGCCTTGGGACCATTGTTAGGCGGGTTTGTTTTTCAGGCATTGGGAGCCAGCGCGCCCTTTGTGGCCGGCGGGGTATTGTCTGGCCTGATGTTGGCTCTGGCCTTGCAGCGGGTGAAACCGGGGCAGGAAGAGCAGATGAAAGCCGGTCTGGCGCGCGGTGGGGGGCATTAG
- a CDS encoding PadR family transcriptional regulator — translation MERELLLLGLLQRQEMHGYQLHEFIDSYMQTCVDLKKSTAYYLLEKMAREGLVSSSEEREGNRPPRLVYSLTAAGEAHFLDLLRQNLSTHLPARFPGDTGLTFLDNLPRADAISLLQTRQTALAQELARVEQAPTHTGSLQLLIEHQIVHLRSEAGWLEQVINHLANEI, via the coding sequence ATGGAACGCGAACTACTCCTTCTGGGACTCTTACAGCGGCAGGAAATGCACGGCTATCAACTGCACGAGTTCATTGACAGCTATATGCAAACATGCGTTGATCTCAAAAAGTCAACCGCCTATTACCTGCTGGAAAAGATGGCCCGCGAGGGATTGGTCAGCAGCAGCGAGGAAAGGGAAGGCAACCGCCCACCGCGCCTGGTCTACAGTCTGACGGCGGCCGGCGAGGCCCACTTCCTGGATCTGCTGCGCCAAAACCTGTCCACCCACCTGCCGGCCCGCTTCCCCGGTGACACCGGCCTGACCTTTCTGGATAATTTGCCCCGCGCCGACGCCATTAGCCTGCTGCAAACCCGCCAGACCGCTTTGGCCCAGGAACTGGCGCGCGTTGAGCAGGCCCCGACGCATACCGGTTCGCTGCAACTGCTGATCGAACACCAGATTGTCCATTTGCGTTCAGAAGCAGGTTGGCTGGAGCAAGTTATCAATCACCTGGCAAACGAGATTTAA
- a CDS encoding NAD-dependent epimerase/dehydratase family protein, with protein MKAFVTGGTGFIGQQVIKKLLARNYEVYALARSAASAQIVADLGGVVVHGDITDVESMRAGMAGSDVVFHIAAWYKVGVSDGLEAEAINVGGTRKVLRLAHELGIPKIIYTSTIAVFGDTHGQLVDESFYQGGPFLSEYDRTKWLAHYKVALPLIEKGAPIIIVMPGMVYGPGDTSVLAEMMQLFYRGLPALPGPETMFTFAHVEDIAEGHLLALEKGQIGESYILAGPAIPLGEMMDFWGHLTGKSAPLLRIPAQMVRPFAPIMGAANALLPLPSSFSQEATRSLGATYIARSDKARAQLGWQTRPLQTGMLETFQWIEAQETAAGSAPSRERQLAGLAVLAAAGLFLLWLLGRRRK; from the coding sequence ATGAAAGCATTTGTAACTGGTGGAACAGGTTTCATCGGCCAACAGGTCATCAAAAAGCTGTTGGCGCGCAACTATGAAGTGTACGCGCTGGCGCGCTCGGCCGCCAGCGCGCAGATCGTGGCCGATTTGGGCGGCGTTGTGGTTCACGGCGACATCACCGACGTTGAGTCCATGCGCGCCGGTATGGCCGGCAGCGACGTGGTCTTCCACATCGCCGCCTGGTACAAGGTGGGGGTCTCTGACGGGCTTGAGGCCGAAGCGATCAACGTCGGCGGCACGCGCAAGGTGCTGCGTCTGGCGCATGAATTGGGCATTCCCAAAATCATCTATACCAGCACCATCGCCGTTTTCGGCGATACGCACGGCCAATTGGTGGACGAGAGTTTCTACCAGGGCGGCCCTTTCTTGTCTGAGTATGACCGCACGAAATGGTTGGCGCATTACAAGGTGGCGCTGCCGCTCATCGAAAAAGGCGCGCCGATCATCATTGTGATGCCCGGCATGGTCTATGGCCCCGGCGATACCAGCGTACTGGCCGAAATGATGCAGCTGTTTTATCGCGGACTGCCGGCCTTGCCCGGCCCAGAAACCATGTTCACCTTTGCCCACGTGGAGGACATTGCCGAGGGGCATTTGTTGGCTCTGGAAAAAGGGCAGATTGGGGAGAGTTACATTCTGGCCGGCCCGGCGATCCCGTTGGGAGAGATGATGGATTTTTGGGGCCATCTGACGGGTAAGTCAGCGCCGCTGCTGCGTATTCCGGCGCAGATGGTACGGCCGTTTGCCCCAATCATGGGCGCCGCCAATGCGCTACTGCCTTTGCCATCTAGTTTTAGCCAGGAAGCGACCCGTTCCCTGGGCGCGACATACATCGCCCGGTCTGATAAGGCGCGGGCGCAGTTGGGGTGGCAGACACGGCCGTTGCAAACCGGCATGTTAGAAACGTTCCAGTGGATAGAAGCGCAAGAAACCGCCGCCGGCAGCGCGCCCAGCCGAGAGAGGCAGCTAGCCGGTCTGGCTGTTCTGGCGGCTGCGGGATTGTTCCTGCTCTGGCTGCTCGGCCGCCGCCGCAAATAG
- a CDS encoding P-II family nitrogen regulator → MYQMVMLVIDDVNVCSAVLDAWETAGAPGITILDSTGIGRVRKAGLRDDMPLLPSIANLMRAREEHHRTLFTVVDKEELVDKLIEIAERIIGDLSQPNKGILFVMPVSRVVGLRNKIK, encoded by the coding sequence ATGTACCAGATGGTTATGTTAGTCATTGATGATGTCAACGTGTGCAGCGCGGTTCTCGACGCCTGGGAAACGGCCGGAGCGCCGGGCATCACTATTTTAGACAGCACCGGCATCGGCCGTGTGCGCAAAGCTGGCCTGCGCGACGACATGCCCCTGCTGCCCAGCATCGCCAACCTGATGCGCGCCCGTGAAGAACACCACCGCACTTTGTTCACCGTGGTGGACAAAGAAGAGTTGGTGGATAAACTGATTGAAATCGCCGAAAGAATCATCGGCGACCTGTCTCAACCCAACAAAGGCATTTTGTTTGTGATGCCAGTTTCGCGGGTGGTGGGGCTGCGGAACAAAATCAAATAA
- a CDS encoding cation:proton antiporter codes for MSSEFLNFILALTIILIVAKASGYLSVRLGQPSVLGELLAGILLGPTLVDILHRWLIFREDIHLSEEISLLAEIGVILLMMLAGLELNLSDLLRSGKVAAFAGTLGVILPLAMGAGVALLFGLPMNSAIFIGLTLSATSVSISAQTLLELDLLRTRVGLALLGAAVFDDVLVILALSIATIMVTNSGGFDSILITIARMVGYLVGATAVGILVLPRLAALIERLPISQGLIAFSLVSCLLFAWSAEVIGGMAAITGAFLLGLFLGRLPFREEIEQGIITLAYGFFVPIFFVNIGLAVDMRAMSGNIWVLAVVITAVAIFSKIVGCGLGARLAGFSNLEAFQLGVGMVSRGEVGLIVATFALAEGLISQEAFSVVVFMVIAATLVTPPMLRAAFAIKPKEPETAKV; via the coding sequence ATGTCGAGTGAATTTCTTAACTTCATCCTGGCCCTGACGATTATCCTCATCGTCGCCAAAGCCAGTGGTTATTTAAGCGTCCGTCTGGGGCAGCCATCGGTGTTGGGCGAACTCCTGGCCGGTATCCTGCTCGGCCCGACGCTGGTAGACATACTCCATCGCTGGCTCATTTTTCGTGAAGACATTCACCTGTCGGAAGAAATCTCGCTGCTGGCGGAAATCGGGGTGATTTTGCTGATGATGTTGGCCGGGTTGGAGCTGAATCTGTCTGACCTGCTGCGGTCTGGTAAGGTGGCGGCGTTCGCCGGGACGCTGGGGGTGATACTGCCACTGGCGATGGGCGCGGGCGTGGCCCTGTTGTTTGGACTGCCCATGAACAGCGCCATTTTTATTGGGCTAACGCTGTCGGCCACCAGTGTCAGCATTTCGGCCCAAACGTTGTTGGAATTAGACCTACTGCGCACGCGGGTGGGATTGGCCCTGTTGGGGGCGGCGGTGTTCGATGACGTTTTGGTCATTTTGGCGCTGTCCATAGCGACAATTATGGTCACCAACAGCGGCGGCTTCGACAGTATTCTGATTACCATTGCGCGGATGGTGGGGTATCTGGTGGGGGCAACGGCCGTTGGTATTCTGGTACTGCCCCGATTAGCGGCCCTGATAGAACGGCTGCCCATCAGCCAGGGGCTTATCGCCTTCTCGCTGGTCTCTTGCCTCTTGTTTGCCTGGTCGGCCGAGGTAATTGGTGGCATGGCGGCCATTACCGGCGCGTTTTTGTTGGGCCTGTTTCTAGGGCGGCTGCCCTTTCGTGAAGAGATCGAACAAGGCATTATCACCCTGGCGTATGGCTTTTTTGTACCCATCTTTTTTGTCAACATTGGGCTGGCGGTGGACATGCGGGCCATGAGCGGCAATATCTGGGTGCTGGCGGTGGTGATTACGGCCGTAGCCATCTTCAGCAAAATCGTCGGCTGCGGTCTGGGGGCCAGACTGGCCGGTTTTAGCAATCTGGAAGCCTTCCAATTAGGCGTGGGCATGGTATCACGCGGTGAAGTCGGGCTAATTGTCGCCACCTTTGCTTTAGCCGAAGGGCTGATCAGCCAGGAGGCGTTTTCCGTCGTCGTCTTCATGGTCATTGCGGCCACCCTGGTGACGCCACCCATGCTGCGCGCCGCCTTTGCCATCAAGCCCAAAGAGCCAGAAACGGCCAAAGTCTAA
- a CDS encoding DUF521 domain-containing protein has translation MSIISLNPSQQAMLDGEQGLARQMAMRLLLDMAAAAGAAELIPIHSAHLSGVSPLTGGLGLRQFLARLAKNGGPGVAVPTTLNAAGCDEAQFAAMRITAPDFLAQHQEIIRLYTQLGVQPNQSCTPYEWEGVVTSGVAAWAESNAICFGNSYCDLTTNRESGLSALACALTGYTPKYGLLLEGAQRPNLEVIVTTPLDDPTDFSILGDWIGKQRKPGWQQPLGPIPLIKGLPAELNHEQRKALTAAAANYGCPLLYIEGHGDVPDGEFQDHLLFDGAALQQRYDELRPRQPVSLIAIGCPQASVGELKATAVLLHGRILPADAPPLWVFTSSHNKAIAEKTGLADVIRASGALLLENTCPEVVPYDQSWVHHVLTNSMKAEHYIKSGLNGLPTSVMKLADCVRVARGAWRMDENAERGTRNGEQGKKSSSPAHPLPLSPTPLRTGAFAANGRGLPSQTNFVVQGEAFVTDAPITLLGFVNRETGVIEEEGHPANGQSMAGKIAIFPKGSGSTVAPYVLLELFYRGQAPIAIVNTDIDQQSAPACSLEGIPYAYGFDGDVIGAIQSGDLVALRRRGEQVEIEVIERRPIGF, from the coding sequence ATGTCAATCATTTCACTCAACCCCAGCCAACAAGCTATGCTGGACGGCGAACAAGGTCTGGCCCGGCAAATGGCGATGCGCCTGCTGCTAGACATGGCCGCCGCCGCTGGCGCTGCCGAACTCATCCCCATTCACAGCGCCCACCTTTCCGGCGTTTCGCCGCTGACCGGCGGATTGGGCCTGCGCCAATTCCTGGCTCGCCTGGCCAAAAACGGCGGACCCGGCGTCGCCGTGCCCACCACCCTCAATGCGGCCGGCTGCGACGAGGCCCAATTCGCCGCCATGCGGATCACCGCGCCCGACTTTTTAGCCCAGCACCAGGAGATCATCCGGCTCTACACCCAGTTGGGCGTGCAGCCTAACCAGTCCTGCACCCCCTACGAATGGGAGGGCGTGGTGACAAGCGGCGTGGCCGCCTGGGCTGAATCCAACGCCATCTGCTTTGGCAATTCTTATTGCGACCTGACCACCAACCGCGAATCGGGCCTATCGGCGCTGGCCTGTGCCCTGACCGGCTACACACCCAAATATGGCCTGCTGCTGGAAGGCGCGCAGCGGCCCAACCTGGAAGTGATTGTCACGACGCCCCTGGACGACCCCACCGATTTCTCCATTTTGGGCGACTGGATCGGCAAGCAGCGCAAACCGGGCTGGCAGCAGCCGCTCGGCCCCATCCCGCTCATCAAAGGTTTGCCGGCCGAGTTGAACCACGAGCAGCGCAAAGCGCTAACGGCCGCGGCCGCCAACTACGGCTGCCCCTTGCTCTATATCGAGGGTCACGGCGACGTGCCCGACGGGGAGTTTCAGGACCATTTGCTGTTTGATGGGGCCGCCCTGCAACAGCGGTATGACGAACTGCGGCCACGGCAGCCGGTGTCGCTCATCGCCATTGGCTGCCCGCAGGCGTCTGTGGGCGAACTAAAAGCAACGGCCGTGCTGCTGCACGGCCGTATCCTGCCCGCCGACGCCCCGCCGCTGTGGGTCTTCACCTCTTCCCACAACAAAGCCATCGCCGAAAAAACCGGCCTGGCCGACGTGATCCGCGCCAGCGGCGCCCTGCTGCTGGAAAACACCTGCCCGGAAGTGGTGCCCTACGACCAGAGCTGGGTCCACCACGTCCTCACCAATTCCATGAAGGCGGAACATTACATCAAATCCGGTCTCAATGGCCTGCCCACCTCGGTGATGAAACTGGCAGATTGTGTGCGCGTGGCGCGTGGCGCGTGGCGCATGGATGAAAATGCGGAACGCGGCACGAGGAACGGTGAACAGGGCAAAAAATCCAGTTCACCGGCTCATCCGCTCCCCCTTTCACCCACCCCTCTGCGCACCGGAGCGTTTGCGGCGAACGGCCGTGGCCTGCCCTCGCAAACCAATTTTGTGGTACAAGGCGAAGCATTTGTCACCGATGCGCCCATCACCTTGTTGGGCTTTGTCAATCGCGAGACGGGAGTCATTGAGGAAGAAGGGCATCCGGCTAATGGGCAAAGCATGGCCGGCAAAATCGCTATCTTCCCCAAAGGCAGCGGTTCAACGGTGGCCCCCTATGTGCTGCTAGAACTGTTTTATCGCGGTCAGGCGCCCATTGCCATTGTGAATACCGACATAGACCAGCAAAGCGCCCCGGCCTGCTCGCTGGAAGGCATTCCCTACGCCTATGGCTTTGATGGCGACGTGATCGGCGCCATTCAATCGGGTGACTTGGTGGCGCTGCGGCGGCGCGGCGAGCAGGTAGAGATTGAAGTGATAGAAAGAAGACCCATAGGGTTTTGA